The Intestinibacillus sp. Marseille-P6563 genomic interval CGGAGTGCGTCTTGCAAATCACCCAAATAAACACAAAGCAGAAAATCTTGATTGCGTGGGGTTATTTGAGAACATTTTCCCTGTAAAAAATGTTCCACATTTTGATATAATATTTCGGGAGAACGGAGGCGATCGGAATCGTATTGATAAGAAACCGAATGCTCAAATACATAATATTCATGGAGAGATTCTGCTAAAATACCAACCCGAGATGCATTTCTGAAATTTTCTGTTGCAAACAGAGTGTCTCCGCCATAATAAATCATTGGAACTCGCGAAAAATCAAATTTTTGTAAAAGGGACATACGATATATTTTAGCCCACATTGTACGCATGAACTGATGATAAAGAGGAAAATAATAGGAAAATCCTTGCCCTTCCAAAATAAGATTGGAACTCAGTTTTCGTATATTTTGAATTTGATTGGTTTTTGAGTCTATTAGGTCACTGCCACATACAGCAATGTCTAATTGATTTTTCTGGATAAAATCAAGAGACTTTTTTAAAAAATCTGGCTTGTACGCATCATCAGCATCGATAAAGCAGAAAAAGTCATTTGGATTGGATCGATAAATAATATCAAACCAATAATTTCCGGAAATCCAAATATGATTCTTCTCGTTCCTTAAAGGTATGATTCGAGAGTCATGCTTGGCTGAATTTTCAATTAATTGATAGGTAGAATCAGTAGATCCATTATCTACAACATAATATATGAAGTCAGAATATGTTTGCGCTAATACGCTATCAATCGTACGCTTTATGGTTTTCTCAGCATTGTATGCATATGTATAAACAATACATTTTGTCATCTTATAACTCCTGCAAGCAATCAATAATCCGAAATAGATCGGATAAATCATATGATATATTCGCTTGTTTTTGCAGATTTGCAACTTGATTGTATATCTCATCTAAGAAATTTTTTCGTGCAGCCAGATTTCGAAATTCTGGGCTGGCATTTCTGGAAAAAGTTTCTTTTGCGCGATTATTATCTAAAATGTCCGTAATGTATTTGATTTTTTGATCAAACGATATGGGAGCAGCGTAAATCGTATTCAGGCGCTCTTCTATAAATGATAGATAAATGGCATATAAGAAATCCATATTACGATTGCTGATAGGTCCATAGGATGCTACATATTGTTTCAGAATATCCCAATGCTGATTATAGCCAAAGAAAAATGCAGGATCGAGTGTTCGAATTAAAGAGGATGGGTATTGATAATAGTGATACATCACATCTTTTAGTATTCCGACCCGATCAGCTTGTTTAAATAGAGCTAATACGCCACTGCTTTCAGTGTACGCTTTATAGGAGTCATCTACGTCCCGAGTAATAATAGAAATATAGGAGGGAAAATTTATCAATTTGGCCCATACTGTAGTTGTATATGCGCGAAATTCTACAAAATGATCAATAAATGTGTTTTTTTCTAGGATTAGATTCTCTTTTAAAGATTTGATTTTTAACGTTTGATTTGTGGAGCCATCTACATAGTCATAACCAGATGCAACTAAATCTAAATGCTCTGTTTCGGCAAAATCAATACTTTTTTTTAGGAAATCAGGGGAATAGGAATCATCAGCATCGCACCAAACGAGCCATTGCATATTTTTTGTTTTTGCAATATTTAGTAAAAACGGTTTGCTTGCTTTTATGGAATTCCTCTCAACCGACAGAGGGATCACGCGGGGATCTTTTTTTGCATATTCTTCAATGATTGCACCGGTCCCATCGGTGGATGCATTGTTCAAAACATAGTATTCGAAATCGGTATAGGTTTGCTGTAAAATGCTGTCCATTGCGCGGCGCAAGGTTTTTTCAGCATTATATGCCTGCGTCCAGACAACTACTTTTGCCATTCTTGCTTCACTCCAAAATATGAAATTTTCTATACTTTCCGAGCCTGTACTTCCGCATACAGTCGGGCGCCATTTCGAACCAAAGCAAGTTCTTCTTCCGTTAACTGATCGGCCGGCTCAAAACGGGGAGAATCCTCATGCATCCCGTTGCAGTAAAAGCAGGCAGAAAGGGTTTTGCGCTCATAAATCGCAGCCACTTTTTCTCTCTGCTGTTCGACAGAAAGAGAGTCGTCAAATAGATCGATGTATTCCGAGGCATCGCCTGCAATGCCAAGTTCCTGGCAGCGGCGGCTGGGACCGCAGGGATACATCACACCATCGACTAGGTCGAAAGCAAAATGCAGCTTTTGCGGATAGGCACATTTTGCATACAGCGCTTCCGCCTGCTGCTGGGTTTCACATTTTTTTTGCGTTAAATCGCCAAAATCGACCCAACCGCCACAATGTGCGTCTTTCCCACTGTAATGCCGCCAGATATATGGGATATCATAAGCTTTCAAACGCTCGATGACAGCCGGTACATTGGGGGAATGCTCCGGTCCATAATCGTCAATTAACACATGAAAGGGTTCGCCAAAATCCTTGGCAGCCTGCAACAGGCTGTCCTTCGGAATGACCCCACCGTTGGTGATCACACCAAAGATGTCCAGCTGGTTTTTATACTGCTGGATCTCCCGGATAAATTCATCCAGGTGCGGATGCAGAAAAGGTTCCCCACCGGTAACCATCAGCTTGCGCACATGAGTGACGATCGTAAAATACCGCCGCATCATTTCACGGAAATGCTCAAGCGATTCATGCGGGGGACAAGCATAATAGGGGGCATAGTTGCTGCATAATTTACATTTCAGATTGCAGGCCATTGTCACTGCAATACCGGTCTGATGCATCATCAGATGATCCATGAAAAAGCCTCCTTCATCAAATGGATCTTAAAAAATCCAAGGCATATCGCTTTCGCGATGTAGTTTTTCAATTCGGATACCAAGCTCTGCAAATGGACGCAGGCTATCCATGATTTCTTCATCATACCGATAGGTGCTGATGAGAATAATATCCGGACGAAGCTCGGGGATTTCAGATGGCCCATGCACGATGTGGCCATGATCAGAGGTACCCCATAAAGCAGGCGAACTATTAAAAAAGATCCACTCGAAATCCGGCTCTCCAAAACATTCCTGATAAAAATCCAGGATACGCCGTGTGAAACCGCCATTGGGGTATAACCCCACCCGCTGATATCCTTTTTGGTACAGCAGTTCTTTTAGCCGGTCACACTGCGCCTGTTTGTGATAGCCACGTGTCTTGGCACGCGCATAGATGTCTGCAACCCCTTCGATGATGGCGAGCTTTTGCGTACAGGAGCGTTCGCACTTTCCACAGCCGATGCAGGGATTTTCTGCCGTTTCCGGGAACCAGCCATCGTCATAATATAACTTGCGGAAAATTTGGAGATCCCGCAGCAGATCCTCCGGACCTTGCCGGTTATAGGAGGCAACGGGTTCAAAGAGCAGGGCATTGCGTGCCTGCATGATGGCATGGGTCGGGATCCCCTTGGGGCAGCCCTCGCAGTATTTGCAGCCCGTACAAAAACCTTGCAGAGAAGATGCCTGCTCGAGCACACGTTGATAGCGGTCAGCCGGAACCTGCGGGTCCGGGGAGGAAAAGACACCGAAGCTATCTTCCAGTTCTGCCGGACTGTTGGCGCCCGATAATACGATATCGACGGCCGGATGGGATTTGACAAAGCGCAGGGCAGCATGGATGGTATTATTTTCATCCCCATCCCCACAGGCAAAGGAAAAATAGTTGGTATTCTGCGCGATCACACCGCCACCTAAGGGATTCATAACCGCAACGCTGACATCATGCTGCTGCGCAGCTTCCAGAACCGGACGCATCTGAGCGGCATTGAGAAGCGAGTAGGAAATGGTGATCCCTTCAAATGCACCGCTTTCAATGATTCGAATGATATCCTGCGGAGGAGCATGCAAAGAGGCACAGATATGGTCAATCTTGCCCTGCTGCTGGAGCTGTTTGGCGCCATCGTAAATGCCGCCGGGTGCCATAATTTTTTCAAAATCAGCATAGCTCCAAATACACCAGCAGGTGAAATACTGGGCTTTGGGCAGGTCCATGGTTTTTAAATAATATTCCACGCGCCCAACGGCATCCTCTGCCGTATAATCGATGCCATACTGCACCTTGGCCGTAACTGAAAATGGACGGTCCGTGCGGTGAAATGCCTCCCGCAGGATGTGCAGTGCCATACCAGCTGAATACATGTGGCCGACATCGACATAATCCATCCCCAGTTCCAAGGCGCGCAGGACGATTTGTACCGAGGTTTCAAACCCTTGTGTATCCTGTGGCCCGGAAATAGGAAAACGTGCGGTACCCAGGCCGAGAGGAAAATGCTTTTTAAAGATTCCCATGGGATGTATCCTTTCTGGTTGGATCGACGGCATATAATACGGTATCATAATGAATTTGGCTGTAATGCCGGAGGTAGAACCGGTATTCCGGGACCAATTCATGCAGATACGTCATAAGGTCCAGCATATCGCCGGGACGATGGTATACACAGACCGCTAAAAGCGGATGATCGCGCTGAATAATCTGCTGCGCTCCGAGCAGTGCATTTTTTTCCTGTCCTTCCACATCCAGTTTCATGAACCCCACGGTGTGCTGGACGATATCGTCCAACCGTTTGACCGGGATTTGATGGATCTCGGCAGTAGAATCTGCCGGCACGAAGGTACCGTGGATGGGTTCATTGGTTTGAATATGGCTATATAAGTTGTTGCTGGAAACAAACGAGACCAGATCTGGTGTTTGGCCGAGCGCAGCGGCAATCAGCTCAACGCGTTCGGTTCCGGCATCCCGCAGAGCCTGTCCGGCCTGTTGATAGTTATGCGGATCAGGCTCAAAGGCGTAGATTTTAGAATACTTTCCGCCGCTCCATGCGGCAAATCGTATACTATTTTCGGCATGGAAGACTCCACCATCGACAAAGGCAGTATCCGGCGGAAAGTATTCTGGAAACTCAAAATATTCGTTTTGCGTCAAGCTGGCAAACGAATGGCCAAAACTGCGGAAATATGGAAGGATATGATCGGCCGGAAACTGGTTTTCGAATAGATATTGCTCAATTTCCGCATCGTAATCCATACTGCAAATAACGACATAGAAATCGTCCGCCTGTTCAAACAGTTGCGCAGGTGAAATCACAGGTTTCCCTAGCTTACCATTTGGCATGGCATCCGCATGCTGGTCACAAAATCCAAAGAAATTGTAATTTTCTGTTTGCATTTGTCGTCCAATAATTTCGCCACAAACTCCAGCACCGTAAAGGACTAGCTTTTTGCCCTGCTGCTGGAGCCGGGTCATGGTATCCTCCCAGCCTTCCTGTGTAGGATTCAGCAGACCAGTTAATTGGAAAAGGGACAGAAAATGATGGATGGATGGTTTGATATCGCAGGCCAGACGTGCCCAAAAGACACGGCGCGACCGGTCATCCAGCAAGAGATCATATAAATTCCCCATGTGCTGGCTGGCTGCATAATACGGATACATAGAAACTCCTTATAATTGTTCAGCGGCAGGATGACGAGGCAGGATACCAATATATTTAAATTTGCAATACCGGCAGGACTGACGAGCGTATTCATAGAATTGCTCGATGATTTCGCGCTTTTCCTCCCGGCTGACCGAATCGTCGTGAAGATAGACAAAATCACCGGGCTTGGGCGGAAATAGCCCCATTTCCTGCATAAAGCACGAGTTGGAGCAGCGATATAACTTGCCGTCAAAGCAGTGCATGTTCTTGCAGCGGTTTTGTACACAGTTGCGGGAGTTCACTTCCAGAACATCGCCGGGTTCCTTCAGGTCATGCGGGTTGTTGTTGTCGATCCATCCATCAAAATATTGATCGTCACCATAATATTTTTTGAGACGGTGATCGACCTGATGCTCTTCAAAAAAGGCAATAAACTGATCGCGAGCGCGCGAAAGCTTGCCATAATCGCTGATAAACAGGCTAATATCCTTGCCATAGGACAAAATCGCGCGCTGGCCTTCTTCGTTGGGGAAGACGGTACCGTTGCTTTCGATGATGATCCGGTCAAAACGGTCCCGGTATTTTTGGACATAATCGAGCAGTTTCGGAAAATCGCGATAAATGAAGACTTCGCCGCCTACAAATTGCAGCCATTCTACATGGTCGATCAGATCAAAGCAGGCATCAATATCACGGCAGACCTGCTCAAACGGGATATCCCGCCGCTTGACCGGTCCATTTAAAAAGTCACAGCAAAGTTTGCAATTCAAACTGCAATTAGTCGTCGGCACAATGGCCAGACGGCGTGCAACCAATGGATTTGACATAATTCTTTCTCCTTTGCACATCAAAATACCTTCAAAATTCTCTGGGATATTATACTTTTACAATGGCGATGCTCTTATAATCGCCGATAGGCAGGATAGGCACATGGTATTTTTCCACAAATTCATTGACCGCGCGAGTTACCCCAAAAAGCATGGAGTAGTAATCATGTACCAAAATAACACCACCGCGCGTCATACGGGGATAAAAAATTTCCAATCCATCTTTGATTGGCTGATATAGATCCGTATCAAGATTGACAAAGGAAAAAGTTATCGACCGATCCAAATCAAAGGTTTGCGGAAAAAATCCTTGTTTTATGACGGCCTTGTCTGGAAACGGTAGGCGTTTGATAACGTTCTCTGCGCATGCGGAACGAAAGTCTAGACATTGACCATCTTGTATCCAGGTATCAATTGCAGGATAATTTGAATTCATAGCTCGTTCTACTTCGAGATCCCGGCTATCAAATCCATCGAATGTATCAAATAAGTATAAGGTACGGTCAGAAAAAACGCGGTTGATTTCGGCTGAAAAAGCACCAGTACATACGCCGACTTCTGCACAGCTACCCTCAATATGATGTTGATAGCAATGCTCGGCCAAATCTTCTAAAAAGCGAATCCGAGTGGGGATGATTTTTTCTTCAATATGGGATTCACCCCAGACTTTGTTGATTTTAAATGCTGGAATATGAAGCTCATCTACGAGCTGATGATAGATTGCATTGCAGCCATGTGCACTGGCTATATATATAAGATCAAACTCTGTTTGGGGCAATATATTGGGACGATATACTGGGAGATCAACCTCAAAAGGCGGATTCCCATTGTCAACAAAGAATAAAACTTCAAAATGCTTATGTATTTTTTCATATAAGCATCGACCAAGATCTTTTGCTCCAAAGATAATAACTTTTTTCATGCGCACTTCTCCACTTATTTCAGCAGTTCCCGCATCATATTACCATATTCTGCAGTTTCATACCCAGTATAAGGAATACAAAGGATATTAAAATCCAATAATTTTTGATTCAGATGTGTAATCATATTGCGGGTATGTTCGGAGATTTCATTTACGCTGAAGTAGTCCATAGCTACCAGTACAAATGTTGTATTGACCTCAACACAGAGTTTTATAAAACCATCTACATCTTCTAAGGTATCATTGAGTCCTGGGACAAAGATGTATTTTAATGCTACAATCCCAAATGGTGCTTGTGCATAATGGGATAAATTTTGTTTCATGCGAGCAAAGCCGTCCACACCTTTGATTTTATGATATGTTTCAGAGGTTCCACAATCCACGCTGCAAATCAAAAGCACCTTTTTCTGGTTCATTGTTTCGTAAAGATCTTCATCAAATACAAAACCATTGGTATTGACAATTAATTCTGTACCATTGGCGGCCTGATAGAATTCTTTCCGATCCGGGTGTATAGAAGGTTCACCAGCGGTAGACAGACATACACCATAATCTTCTCCGAGCAAGCCAGTGTTTTGAAATGTTTGAATTAAATCTTTGAGAGAATGATTCCCTTGTTGTTGTTCCATTTCAACATGGTTGCGAAGTGTGCAATAGGAGCACTTGTAGTTACAAATTCCGTGGCAAAAATAGTTGATAGACCACGATAGGGGCTTTACAGGATAATAATCCTCTTGAACACGGGAACATCCATCGCAAGGTGTGTTCGTAGCAGTTCCATTTTCGATGTTCTGTAATAGGCTATTGCGCAATTGCAGAAATGCAGAGGCATCGATCGGATCACTGGATGGTATAAAAGGATAGGAAGGCTGCCAGCAGAATCGAAGGTCTCCATTTTTATCGTATATCAATGCCTTTTGCAAGAGCATACAGCTGCGTACCTTTTTGACCGGTACATAATTGATGAGCGTTCGGGCGCCATACCACATGATTCGGTCAGATAACCGATAATCTGGTATCGATAATCCAACGAACAAATGAAAAATTGTCCATTCGGAAAGCGTTCTATTGCCTCCTGAGGAGAAATCACCTGGATGTCATCTAAGCCGCGGAAGGTTTTCCCCTGCTTCCGGAGATCTCCATCACAAACAGCGGTGGGTTTCTTTCCAAAGCGGTTTTTCAGTTCACGAATATAACCGAATGTCACACTGCCAACTGTATAGAAAATAACGGGCGTTTCCTGCTCTAAAAGAGCGGCAATATGCGAAATATAGTCAGTCATGTCTTCATCCCCTATTTAAAAATTTTTTCCATCTCCAAGGACATACTGTTGCATCCACTCTTTTTCAAACGGCAGGCATTCTGGAGCCTGTAAAAACTCCTGTGCATGGGCACGCAACTGCTGCACCATGATTTCTTTTTGCGCCTGACAGTCGATCAGGCCCAGGCGTTCGATTTTTTCAACCATCGAGATCATGAACGACCATTCAAAGTACTGAAAAGCCGAGGCACTGGCCGGGAATTTCTCACTCAGCCACACCGTGCGCTGCCGGTAAGCATGTAGATATTCGTCCAGCGTTGCAGGATTGAGCAACTTATGATTGGTCGTCCAGGACGAATTGTTGCCCGGATGCCGGTAAAACGTATACTTGGGTAGGCCGTGATAGGCCACTTTCTGGGCGCCGGCCAACAGCTTGTACATCAAAGCAATGTCATCGTAACTGCCGTCTTCCGGAAAACGCAGGTCCTCCATCATTTCCCGGCGGAAAAGCTTGGTGGGGAACGCCATGTTGTATTTTTTACGCCACATGAGCGTAATGAGTGCCTGTTCGGCCGTCATGACGCACTTTTCATCAAAGATTTTATCCGCAGCACCACAAATGGCTACATCTGCATCGGTTTCGGTGATGAGATCATGCAAAAATTCCAGAAAATCCGGCTCGGCCCAGTCATCGTCATCGATGAAGGTGATGTATTCCCCCTGCGCGGCATCCAGACCGGTGTTGCGCCCGGAACCGATGTTACCGCGTTCCCGGTGAATGACGCGGATGCGGTTATCTTGTGCTGCGTAACGGTCGGCAATGGCGCCGCTTTGGTCGGTCGATCCGTTATCGATAATCAGAAATTCAAAATCCGGATAGGTCTGGTGCAAAATGCTTTCAATCGCGCGACTGACCAGAGCTTCCCGGTTATAGGTCAGCATAATGACAGAGATCATTCGTCTTCCCACCTCTTCCAAGGAGCCTTTTGATTGCCCCACAAATATTCCAAGGCGCCGCGATCGCGCTGGGTATCCATGCACTGCCAAAAACCCTCATGCCGGTACATTCCCAGTTTTCCATCGGCCGCTAGTCGCTCCATAGGGGTGCGTTCCAGAATACAATCATCCCGATTTTCCAAATAGTCAAACACTTCGGGTTGCATGACCATAAAACCGCCATTGATCCAGCCGCCGTCCTCCTTGGCTTTTTCGCGGAATCCGATAATATCCGTGCCGGAAGGGCCCAAATCGAGCACACCAAACCGACCGCCGGGCTGGATACCGGTTAGTGTGACAGTCTTACCGCTTTCCTCGTGTTGCAGGAGCAATGCATTGAGGTCCACATCACTCACACCATCGCCATAGGTCAGCATAAACGGCTCATCCCCAATGTATTTTTGCACCCGTTTGACACGTGCCCCGGTTTGGGCATATAATCCGGTATCTACCAGAGTGACCCGCCAGGGTT includes:
- a CDS encoding glycosyltransferase family 2 protein — encoded protein: MTKCIVYTYAYNAEKTIKRTIDSVLAQTYSDFIYYVVDNGSTDSTYQLIENSAKHDSRIIPLRNEKNHIWISGNYWFDIIYRSNPNDFFCFIDADDAYKPDFLKKSLDFIQKNQLDIAVCGSDLIDSKTNQIQNIRKLSSNLILEGQGFSYYFPLYHQFMRTMWAKIYRMSLLQKFDFSRVPMIYYGGDTLFATENFRNASRVGILAESLHEYYVFEHSVSYQYDSDRLRSPEILYQNVEHFLQGKCSQITPRNQDFLLCVYLGDLQDALRVLWNTPITDIEKLSHLLVLFDSQPLRLLLQADHLGDLYGLLPHIKEQRYQLFSHMADWMLTLDEVPDEQVERFCQLGELLCASITEAEKWICFRNLHIQYLRAVDRTQEASMLE
- a CDS encoding glycosyltransferase family 2 protein, which encodes MAKVVVWTQAYNAEKTLRRAMDSILQQTYTDFEYYVLNNASTDGTGAIIEEYAKKDPRVIPLSVERNSIKASKPFLLNIAKTKNMQWLVWCDADDSYSPDFLKKSIDFAETEHLDLVASGYDYVDGSTNQTLKIKSLKENLILEKNTFIDHFVEFRAYTTTVWAKLINFPSYISIITRDVDDSYKAYTESSGVLALFKQADRVGILKDVMYHYYQYPSSLIRTLDPAFFFGYNQHWDILKQYVASYGPISNRNMDFLYAIYLSFIEERLNTIYAAPISFDQKIKYITDILDNNRAKETFSRNASPEFRNLAARKNFLDEIYNQVANLQKQANISYDLSDLFRIIDCLQEL
- a CDS encoding radical SAM protein; the protein is MDHLMMHQTGIAVTMACNLKCKLCSNYAPYYACPPHESLEHFREMMRRYFTIVTHVRKLMVTGGEPFLHPHLDEFIREIQQYKNQLDIFGVITNGGVIPKDSLLQAAKDFGEPFHVLIDDYGPEHSPNVPAVIERLKAYDIPYIWRHYSGKDAHCGGWVDFGDLTQKKCETQQQAEALYAKCAYPQKLHFAFDLVDGVMYPCGPSRRCQELGIAGDASEYIDLFDDSLSVEQQREKVAAIYERKTLSACFYCNGMHEDSPRFEPADQLTEEELALVRNGARLYAEVQARKV
- a CDS encoding aldo/keto reductase; the encoded protein is MGIFKKHFPLGLGTARFPISGPQDTQGFETSVQIVLRALELGMDYVDVGHMYSAGMALHILREAFHRTDRPFSVTAKVQYGIDYTAEDAVGRVEYYLKTMDLPKAQYFTCWCIWSYADFEKIMAPGGIYDGAKQLQQQGKIDHICASLHAPPQDIIRIIESGAFEGITISYSLLNAAQMRPVLEAAQQHDVSVAVMNPLGGGVIAQNTNYFSFACGDGDENNTIHAALRFVKSHPAVDIVLSGANSPAELEDSFGVFSSPDPQVPADRYQRVLEQASSLQGFCTGCKYCEGCPKGIPTHAIMQARNALLFEPVASYNRQGPEDLLRDLQIFRKLYYDDGWFPETAENPCIGCGKCERSCTQKLAIIEGVADIYARAKTRGYHKQAQCDRLKELLYQKGYQRVGLYPNGGFTRRILDFYQECFGEPDFEWIFFNSSPALWGTSDHGHIVHGPSEIPELRPDIILISTYRYDEEIMDSLRPFAELGIRIEKLHRESDMPWIF
- a CDS encoding FkbM family methyltransferase yields the protein MTRLQQQGKKLVLYGAGVCGEIIGRQMQTENYNFFGFCDQHADAMPNGKLGKPVISPAQLFEQADDFYVVICSMDYDAEIEQYLFENQFPADHILPYFRSFGHSFASLTQNEYFEFPEYFPPDTAFVDGGVFHAENSIRFAAWSGGKYSKIYAFEPDPHNYQQAGQALRDAGTERVELIAAALGQTPDLVSFVSSNNLYSHIQTNEPIHGTFVPADSTAEIHQIPVKRLDDIVQHTVGFMKLDVEGQEKNALLGAQQIIQRDHPLLAVCVYHRPGDMLDLMTYLHELVPEYRFYLRHYSQIHYDTVLYAVDPTRKDTSHGNL
- a CDS encoding radical SAM protein encodes the protein MSNPLVARRLAIVPTTNCSLNCKLCCDFLNGPVKRRDIPFEQVCRDIDACFDLIDHVEWLQFVGGEVFIYRDFPKLLDYVQKYRDRFDRIIIESNGTVFPNEEGQRAILSYGKDISLFISDYGKLSRARDQFIAFFEEHQVDHRLKKYYGDDQYFDGWIDNNNPHDLKEPGDVLEVNSRNCVQNRCKNMHCFDGKLYRCSNSCFMQEMGLFPPKPGDFVYLHDDSVSREEKREIIEQFYEYARQSCRYCKFKYIGILPRHPAAEQL
- a CDS encoding TylF/MycF/NovP-related O-methyltransferase is translated as MKKVIIFGAKDLGRCLYEKIHKHFEVLFFVDNGNPPFEVDLPVYRPNILPQTEFDLIYIASAHGCNAIYHQLVDELHIPAFKINKVWGESHIEEKIIPTRIRFLEDLAEHCYQHHIEGSCAEVGVCTGAFSAEINRVFSDRTLYLFDTFDGFDSRDLEVERAMNSNYPAIDTWIQDGQCLDFRSACAENVIKRLPFPDKAVIKQGFFPQTFDLDRSITFSFVNLDTDLYQPIKDGLEIFYPRMTRGGVILVHDYYSMLFGVTRAVNEFVEKYHVPILPIGDYKSIAIVKV
- a CDS encoding radical SAM protein produces the protein MWYGARTLINYVPVKKVRSCMLLQKALIYDKNGDLRFCWQPSYPFIPSSDPIDASAFLQLRNSLLQNIENGTATNTPCDGCSRVQEDYYPVKPLSWSINYFCHGICNYKCSYCTLRNHVEMEQQQGNHSLKDLIQTFQNTGLLGEDYGVCLSTAGEPSIHPDRKEFYQAANGTELIVNTNGFVFDEDLYETMNQKKVLLICSVDCGTSETYHKIKGVDGFARMKQNLSHYAQAPFGIVALKYIFVPGLNDTLEDVDGFIKLCVEVNTTFVLVAMDYFSVNEISEHTRNMITHLNQKLLDFNILCIPYTGYETAEYGNMMRELLK
- a CDS encoding glycosyltransferase family 2 protein translates to MISVIMLTYNREALVSRAIESILHQTYPDFEFLIIDNGSTDQSGAIADRYAAQDNRIRVIHRERGNIGSGRNTGLDAAQGEYITFIDDDDWAEPDFLEFLHDLITETDADVAICGAADKIFDEKCVMTAEQALITLMWRKKYNMAFPTKLFRREMMEDLRFPEDGSYDDIALMYKLLAGAQKVAYHGLPKYTFYRHPGNNSSWTTNHKLLNPATLDEYLHAYRQRTVWLSEKFPASASAFQYFEWSFMISMVEKIERLGLIDCQAQKEIMVQQLRAHAQEFLQAPECLPFEKEWMQQYVLGDGKNF
- the rfbF gene encoding glucose-1-phosphate cytidylyltransferase — translated: MKVVILAGGLGTRISEESHLKPKPMITIGEQPILWHIMKYYSSFGFQDFVICCGYKSHCIKEYFADYYLYRSDVTFDFSAENRMTVHNNVAEPWRVTLVDTGLYAQTGARVKRVQKYIGDEPFMLTYGDGVSDVDLNALLLQHEESGKTVTLTGIQPGGRFGVLDLGPSGTDIIGFREKAKEDGGWINGGFMVMQPEVFDYLENRDDCILERTPMERLAADGKLGMYRHEGFWQCMDTQRDRGALEYLWGNQKAPWKRWEDE